A segment of the Sanyastnella coralliicola genome:
GTTGACGAAGGAAATAAGAATAGTTGTACAAAGCAATTCCGAAGGGAGATGTTCACTTGCGTAGGACATTTCCTACAAGAATACTTACTAGATAGACTACAGCGCATCCTAGGAATTCAATCGAAATTGATGCCAGCACCCACAAATTGTAAGTAAAAAAGCACCAGCATGTCTAAAGTACTCAACGTTTTGAGGGAAGCCGATCAATGGTTTAATTCTCGTTTCGGGTGGTTCTTCACCAACGGGAATAAGTAGTATAGCCTTCAGAAAAGTTTCCTGATCCATGTGGCATGTGTAACTTAGCCCAAAACCAAGTTACATGCGCTATCAAATCCTTCCATCGGATCTATATATCCATAACCGCCAACGGTTCGTCAAAGAGATGAAGCCGGGTGGTCTTGCTGTCTTCTTTAGTAACGACATCATGCCTACCAGCGCGGATGGAACCATGCCATTCAAACAAGCCACTGATATTCTTCATCTCACTGGAGCTGATCAAGAAGAAAGCATTCTGATCCTCTTCCCTGGGGCGCACAATCCTCGTCACCGCGAGATTCTGTTCGTTCGCGAAACGAATGAAGAAATCGCAATTTGGGAAGGGGCCAAACTAACCAAGGAGCAAGCGCGGGAGCTTTCAGGTATTCAGTCTGTGCACTGGACAACCGACTTTGAAAAGATTCTACACACCCTATTAGCAGAGGCATCGAGCATCTACTTAAACAACAATGAGCACACGCGTGCTTCGATTGAGGTCGAGACACGAACAGCGCGTTACAACAAGTGGATTCGCGAGACTTACCCTAACCATGAAATTGATCGTAGTGCACCAATTATGCACCGCATCCGTGCCGTGAAGCACCAGCATGAGATTGATCAAATGCAACGCGCATGTGACATTACCAAGGCCGGGTTTGAGCGCGTGCTGAAGTTTGTGAAGCCTGGTGTCATGGAATATGAAATTGAAGCGGAGTTCGCACACGA
Coding sequences within it:
- a CDS encoding aminopeptidase P family protein, which gives rise to MRYQILPSDLYIHNRQRFVKEMKPGGLAVFFSNDIMPTSADGTMPFKQATDILHLTGADQEESILILFPGAHNPRHREILFVRETNEEIAIWEGAKLTKEQARELSGIQSVHWTTDFEKILHTLLAEASSIYLNNNEHTRASIEVETRTARYNKWIRETYPNHEIDRSAPIMHRIRAVKHQHEIDQMQRACDITKAGFERVLKFVKPGVMEYEIEAEFAHEFLRNGSRGFAYTPIIASGFNACVLHYIENDAKCHEGDVILMDVGCEYGNYASDMTRCIPVSGRFTDRQKAVYNAVYSVMQDCMKLLRPGVSLHDYHREVGELMTKQLLDLGLIDKHDVEKQNPDWPAYKKYFMHGTSHFIGLDVHDYGLWHEPIQAGNVFTVEPGIYIREENLGIRLENDIVITNDGYHDLMGSIPLEADHIEEIMNS